In a genomic window of Larus michahellis chromosome 3, bLarMic1.1, whole genome shotgun sequence:
- the ANKRD6 gene encoding ankyrin repeat domain-containing protein 6 isoform X7: MSQQDVVAVLSERLLIAAYKGQVENVVQLINKGAKVAVTKHGRTPLHLAAHKGHLHVVQVLLKAGCDLDIQDDGDQTALHRAAVVGNTDVIATLIQEGCALDRQDKDGNTALHEACWHGFSQSAKVLVKAGANVLAKNKAGNTPLHLACQNSHSQSTRVLLLGGSRADLKNNAGDTALHVAAALNHRKVVKLLLEAGADASVVNNAGQTPLEVARQHNNPEVALLLTKASQVSRFNRGRSLRKKRERLKEERRAQSVPRDEVVQSKGSVSAADDTPSSDQPPQRKSDLKDEPRSTSPDPKGKKSKKKKPKEKVSALSDPISPADQQTLPRPQQNVPKRRSKHHCSSPPPPHEVRAYQLYTLYRGKDGKVMQAPINGCRCEPLINKLENQLEATVEEIKAEFGTVQDKMNVKLGQMESKTQHQLRVLDKLMAERLSAERTECLHRLQQHAELEKNEGEKRQISLVDELKTWCMLKIQNLELKLSGDSRSSRPKSTLSTCESLTETLETENNPHSAKDCKATQPMLQSEGSHQHSYITLPNSLSEDGGRSRVQMPEQSFGQHFCIPQDGASGTTLSGTEQQLIVGGPVSSSALAQDVRPKDKAVGASTFHRFQQELPSSELLGSKLRHVKVQAALQPLTEPAKTEQSGYFIDKGTQTKKSSKSGQSRHKALHHAGAQQSQEQQPCALPGGQPPAPPLRDTSQALEITQYFFEAVSTQMEKWYERKIEEARCQANQKAQQDKAALKEHIKSLEEELSKLRTKVQKES; the protein is encoded by the exons GGCGATCAGACAGCGTTGCACCGGGCTGCTGTCGTAGGGAACACCGATGTTATAGCAACTCTGATTCAAGAGGGCTGTGCTTTGGACAGACAAGACAAG GATGGGAACACCGCTCTTCATGAAGCTTGTTGGCACGGATTCAGTCAGTCCGCCAAAGTGCTCGTCAAAGCAGGAGCCAACGTTCTTGCCAAGAACAAG GCAGGTAACACACCTCTTCACCTGGCTTGCCAGAATAGCCATTCCCAGAGTACTCGTGTTTTGCTACTTGGAGGATCTCGAGCAGACCTCAAAAATAAC GCAGGAGATACTGCGCTCCATGTAGCTGCTGCTCTAAATCACAGGAAGGTGGTTAAGCTGTTGCTGGAGGCAGGGGCTGATGCATCCGTTGTCAACAAT gcAGGTCAGACCCCTCTAGAGGTTGCCAGACAGCACAATAACCCTGAGGTTGCGCTCCTCCTCACTAAAGCATCACAG GTCTCACGCTTTAACCGTGGAAGAAgcctgaggaagaagagagagaggctGAAGGAGGAAAGGCGAGCTCAGTCGGTACCACGGGATGAAGTGGTACAGAGCAAG GGCAGCGTCTCGGCTGCTGACGACACCCCGAGCAGCGACCAGCCACCACAGAGGAAGAGCGATCTGAAGGATGAACCCCGGTCAACCTCGCCAGATCCCAAAGGgaagaagagcaaaaagaaaaagccaaaggaaaag GTTTCGGCACTCTCGGACCCCATCTCCCCAGCTGATCAGCAGACTCTCCCTCGGCCCCAGCAAAACGTGCCTAAGCGCAGAAGCAAACATCActgctcctccccaccccctccccacgaGGTGCGAGCCTACCAGCTCTACACGCTCTACCGAGGAAAGGATGGGAAGGTGATGCAG GCACCGATAAATGGATGTCGTTGTGAGCCCCTGATAAATAAACTGGAGAATCAGCTGGAGGCAACAGTGGAAGAGATAAAAGCTGAGTTTGGGACAGTACAAGATAAGATGAATGTTAAGCTGGGCCAGATGGAAAGCAAAACTCAACATCAA CTCCGTGTTTTGGACAAGCTTATGGCTGAGCGTCTGTCCGCAGAGAGAACAGAGTGCCTTCACCGCCTGCAACAGCAtgctgagctggaaaaaaatgaggGGGAGAAACGGCAG ATTTCCTTGGTCGATGAGCTGAAGACGTGGTGCATGTTGAAGATTCAGAATCTGGAGCTCAAGCTTTCTGGTGATTCCAGGTCATCAAGACCCAAATCGACTTTGTCCACTTGTGAGTCTCTCACTGAGACCCTGGAAACTGAGAACAACCCTCACAGTGCCAAGGACTGTAAAGCCACCCAGCCCATGCTGCAGTCAGAGGGCTCCCACCAGCATTCCTACATCACGCTCCCAAACAGCCTCTCGGAAGATGGGGGAAGGAGCAGAGTCCAGATGCCAGAACAGAGCTTTGGGCAACATTTTTGCATTCCACAAGATGGTGCGTCAGGTACAACCTTGTCAG GTACAGAGCAACAGTTAATTGTTGGCGGACCAGTTTCTTCTTCTGCCCTTGCCCAAGATGTCAGGCCAAAGGACAAAGCTGTTGGTGCCAGCACGTTCCACAGGTTCCAGCAGGAGCTGCCCTCCTCCGAGCTTTTGGGCTCCAAATTAAGACACGTTAAGGTTCAGGCTGCTTTGCAGCCCTTGACTGAACCTGCGAAGACTGAACAGAGTGGCTATTTCATCGACAAAGGAACTCAGACAAAGAAGTCCAGCAAAAGCGGGCAGTCGAGGCACAAAGCTCTGCACCACGCAggggcacagcagagccaggagcagcagccctgcGCCCTGCCAGGGGGACAGCCGCCTGCCCCTCCGCTCAGAGACACCTCCCAGGCCCTGGAGATAACACAGTACTTCTTCGAGGCCGTTTCCACACAGATGGAGAAGTGGTATGAACGGAAGATAGAAGAAGCCCGGTGCCAAGCTAATCAGAAAGCGCAGCAAGACAAAGCCGCGCTCAAGGAGCACATTAAAAGCTTGGAAGAGGAGCTCAGCAAATTAAGGACTAAGGTGCAGAAAGAGAGCTAG
- the ANKRD6 gene encoding ankyrin repeat domain-containing protein 6 isoform X8, with protein MSQQDVVAVLSERLLIAAYKGQVENVVQLINKGAKVAVTKHGRTPLHLAAHKGHLHVVQVLLKAGCDLDIQDDGDQTALHRAAVVGNTDVIATLIQEGCALDRQDKDGNTALHEACWHGFSQSAKVLVKAGANVLAKNKAGNTPLHLACQNSHSQSTRVLLLGGSRADLKNNAGDTALHVAAALNHRKVVKLLLEAGADASVVNNAGQTPLEVARQHNNPEVALLLTKASQVSRFNRGRSLRKKRERLKEERRAQSVPRDEVVQSKGSVSAADDTPSSDQPPQRKSDLKDEPRSTSPDPKGKKSKKKKPKEKVSALSDPISPADQQTLPRPQQNVPKRRSKHHCSSPPPPHEVRAYQLYTLYRGKDGKVMQAPINGCRCEPLINKLENQLEATVEEIKAEFGTVQDKMNVKLGQMESKTQHQLRVLDKLMAERLSAERTECLHRLQQHAELEKNEGEKRQISLVDELKTWCMLKIQNLELKLSGDSRSSRPKSTLSTCESLTETLETENNPHSAKDCKATQPMLQSEGSHQHSYITLPNSLSEDGGRSRVQMPEQSFGQHFCIPQDGTEQQLIVGGPVSSSALAQDVRPKDKAVGASTFHRFQQELPSSELLGSKLRHVKVQAALQPLTEPAKTEQSGYFIDKGTQTKKSSKSGQSRHKALHHAGAQQSQEQQPCALPGGQPPAPPLRDTSQALEITQYFFEAVSTQMEKWYERKIEEARCQANQKAQQDKAALKEHIKSLEEELSKLRTKVQKES; from the exons GGCGATCAGACAGCGTTGCACCGGGCTGCTGTCGTAGGGAACACCGATGTTATAGCAACTCTGATTCAAGAGGGCTGTGCTTTGGACAGACAAGACAAG GATGGGAACACCGCTCTTCATGAAGCTTGTTGGCACGGATTCAGTCAGTCCGCCAAAGTGCTCGTCAAAGCAGGAGCCAACGTTCTTGCCAAGAACAAG GCAGGTAACACACCTCTTCACCTGGCTTGCCAGAATAGCCATTCCCAGAGTACTCGTGTTTTGCTACTTGGAGGATCTCGAGCAGACCTCAAAAATAAC GCAGGAGATACTGCGCTCCATGTAGCTGCTGCTCTAAATCACAGGAAGGTGGTTAAGCTGTTGCTGGAGGCAGGGGCTGATGCATCCGTTGTCAACAAT gcAGGTCAGACCCCTCTAGAGGTTGCCAGACAGCACAATAACCCTGAGGTTGCGCTCCTCCTCACTAAAGCATCACAG GTCTCACGCTTTAACCGTGGAAGAAgcctgaggaagaagagagagaggctGAAGGAGGAAAGGCGAGCTCAGTCGGTACCACGGGATGAAGTGGTACAGAGCAAG GGCAGCGTCTCGGCTGCTGACGACACCCCGAGCAGCGACCAGCCACCACAGAGGAAGAGCGATCTGAAGGATGAACCCCGGTCAACCTCGCCAGATCCCAAAGGgaagaagagcaaaaagaaaaagccaaaggaaaag GTTTCGGCACTCTCGGACCCCATCTCCCCAGCTGATCAGCAGACTCTCCCTCGGCCCCAGCAAAACGTGCCTAAGCGCAGAAGCAAACATCActgctcctccccaccccctccccacgaGGTGCGAGCCTACCAGCTCTACACGCTCTACCGAGGAAAGGATGGGAAGGTGATGCAG GCACCGATAAATGGATGTCGTTGTGAGCCCCTGATAAATAAACTGGAGAATCAGCTGGAGGCAACAGTGGAAGAGATAAAAGCTGAGTTTGGGACAGTACAAGATAAGATGAATGTTAAGCTGGGCCAGATGGAAAGCAAAACTCAACATCAA CTCCGTGTTTTGGACAAGCTTATGGCTGAGCGTCTGTCCGCAGAGAGAACAGAGTGCCTTCACCGCCTGCAACAGCAtgctgagctggaaaaaaatgaggGGGAGAAACGGCAG ATTTCCTTGGTCGATGAGCTGAAGACGTGGTGCATGTTGAAGATTCAGAATCTGGAGCTCAAGCTTTCTGGTGATTCCAGGTCATCAAGACCCAAATCGACTTTGTCCACTTGTGAGTCTCTCACTGAGACCCTGGAAACTGAGAACAACCCTCACAGTGCCAAGGACTGTAAAGCCACCCAGCCCATGCTGCAGTCAGAGGGCTCCCACCAGCATTCCTACATCACGCTCCCAAACAGCCTCTCGGAAGATGGGGGAAGGAGCAGAGTCCAGATGCCAGAACAGAGCTTTGGGCAACATTTTTGCATTCCACAAGATG GTACAGAGCAACAGTTAATTGTTGGCGGACCAGTTTCTTCTTCTGCCCTTGCCCAAGATGTCAGGCCAAAGGACAAAGCTGTTGGTGCCAGCACGTTCCACAGGTTCCAGCAGGAGCTGCCCTCCTCCGAGCTTTTGGGCTCCAAATTAAGACACGTTAAGGTTCAGGCTGCTTTGCAGCCCTTGACTGAACCTGCGAAGACTGAACAGAGTGGCTATTTCATCGACAAAGGAACTCAGACAAAGAAGTCCAGCAAAAGCGGGCAGTCGAGGCACAAAGCTCTGCACCACGCAggggcacagcagagccaggagcagcagccctgcGCCCTGCCAGGGGGACAGCCGCCTGCCCCTCCGCTCAGAGACACCTCCCAGGCCCTGGAGATAACACAGTACTTCTTCGAGGCCGTTTCCACACAGATGGAGAAGTGGTATGAACGGAAGATAGAAGAAGCCCGGTGCCAAGCTAATCAGAAAGCGCAGCAAGACAAAGCCGCGCTCAAGGAGCACATTAAAAGCTTGGAAGAGGAGCTCAGCAAATTAAGGACTAAGGTGCAGAAAGAGAGCTAG
- the LYRM2 gene encoding LYR motif-containing protein 2 — translation MAAAGPRPPGEGRTVTAAAGEAELCVMAASRLPPGALSLKQFLRRQQVLQLYRKILRAIREVPAEADRHYLKDWAREEFRRNKDATEEDAIRMMITQGNMQLQELQRTLRLAKS, via the exons ATGGCGGCCGCTGGGCCCCGCCCGCCCGGGGAGGGCCGGACGgtgacggcggcggcgggagaggcGGAGCTGTGCGTCATGGCCGCcagccgcctcccgcccggcGCCCTCAGCCTGAAGCAG ttcCTGAGGCGGCAGCAAGTCCTTCAGCTCTACAGGAAGATCCTGCGCGCCATTCGCGAGGTCCCCGCCGAAGCAGACCGCCACTATTTAAAGGACTGGGCCAGGGAGGAGTTCAGGAGAAATAAAGACGCTACAGAAGAG GATGCAATCAGGATGATGATTACGCAAGGCAACATGCAACTTCAGGAACTTCAGAGAACACTTAGACTGGCAAAATCCTGA
- the ANKRD6 gene encoding ankyrin repeat domain-containing protein 6 isoform X4, with amino-acid sequence MSQQDVVAVLSERLLIAAYKGQVENVVQLINKGAKVAVTKHGRTPLHLAAHKGHLHVVQVLLKAGCDLDIQDDGDQTALHRAAVVGNTDVIATLIQEGCALDRQDKDGNTALHEACWHGFSQSAKVLVKAGANVLAKNKAGNTPLHLACQNSHSQSTRVLLLGGSRADLKNNAGDTCLHVAARYNHLPIVRVLLSAFCSVHEKNQAGDTALHVAAALNHRKVVKLLLEAGADASVVNNAGQTPLEVARQHNNPEVALLLTKASQVSRFNRGRSLRKKRERLKEERRAQSVPRDEVVQSKGSVSAADDTPSSDQPPQRKSDLKDEPRSTSPDPKGKKSKKKKPKEKVSALSDPISPADQQTLPRPQQNVPKRRSKHHCSSPPPPHEVRAYQLYTLYRGKDGKVMQAPINGCRCEPLINKLENQLEATVEEIKAEFGTVQDKMNVKLGQMESKTQHQLRVLDKLMAERLSAERTECLHRLQQHAELEKNEGEKRQISLVDELKTWCMLKIQNLELKLSGDSRSSRPKSTLSTCESLTETLETENNPHSAKDCKATQPMLQSEGSHQHSYITLPNSLSEDGGRSRVQMPEQSFGQHFCIPQDGASGTTLSGTEQQLIVGGPVSSSALAQDVRPKDKAVGASTFHRFQQELPSSELLGSKLRHVKVQAALQPLTEPAKTEQSGYFIDKGTQTKKSSKSGQSRHKALHHAGAQQSQEQQPCALPGGQPPAPPLRDTSQALEITQYFFEAVSTQMEKWYERKIEEARCQANQKAQQDKAALKEHIKSLEEELSKLRTKVQKES; translated from the exons GGCGATCAGACAGCGTTGCACCGGGCTGCTGTCGTAGGGAACACCGATGTTATAGCAACTCTGATTCAAGAGGGCTGTGCTTTGGACAGACAAGACAAG GATGGGAACACCGCTCTTCATGAAGCTTGTTGGCACGGATTCAGTCAGTCCGCCAAAGTGCTCGTCAAAGCAGGAGCCAACGTTCTTGCCAAGAACAAG GCAGGTAACACACCTCTTCACCTGGCTTGCCAGAATAGCCATTCCCAGAGTACTCGTGTTTTGCTACTTGGAGGATCTCGAGCAGACCTCAAAAATAAC GCAGGAGATACCTGTCTGCATGTGGCTGCTCGTTATAATCACTTGCCCATCGTTAGGGTGCTGCTCAGTGCTTTCTGTTCTGTCCATGAAAAGAACCAG GCAGGAGATACTGCGCTCCATGTAGCTGCTGCTCTAAATCACAGGAAGGTGGTTAAGCTGTTGCTGGAGGCAGGGGCTGATGCATCCGTTGTCAACAAT gcAGGTCAGACCCCTCTAGAGGTTGCCAGACAGCACAATAACCCTGAGGTTGCGCTCCTCCTCACTAAAGCATCACAG GTCTCACGCTTTAACCGTGGAAGAAgcctgaggaagaagagagagaggctGAAGGAGGAAAGGCGAGCTCAGTCGGTACCACGGGATGAAGTGGTACAGAGCAAG GGCAGCGTCTCGGCTGCTGACGACACCCCGAGCAGCGACCAGCCACCACAGAGGAAGAGCGATCTGAAGGATGAACCCCGGTCAACCTCGCCAGATCCCAAAGGgaagaagagcaaaaagaaaaagccaaaggaaaag GTTTCGGCACTCTCGGACCCCATCTCCCCAGCTGATCAGCAGACTCTCCCTCGGCCCCAGCAAAACGTGCCTAAGCGCAGAAGCAAACATCActgctcctccccaccccctccccacgaGGTGCGAGCCTACCAGCTCTACACGCTCTACCGAGGAAAGGATGGGAAGGTGATGCAG GCACCGATAAATGGATGTCGTTGTGAGCCCCTGATAAATAAACTGGAGAATCAGCTGGAGGCAACAGTGGAAGAGATAAAAGCTGAGTTTGGGACAGTACAAGATAAGATGAATGTTAAGCTGGGCCAGATGGAAAGCAAAACTCAACATCAA CTCCGTGTTTTGGACAAGCTTATGGCTGAGCGTCTGTCCGCAGAGAGAACAGAGTGCCTTCACCGCCTGCAACAGCAtgctgagctggaaaaaaatgaggGGGAGAAACGGCAG ATTTCCTTGGTCGATGAGCTGAAGACGTGGTGCATGTTGAAGATTCAGAATCTGGAGCTCAAGCTTTCTGGTGATTCCAGGTCATCAAGACCCAAATCGACTTTGTCCACTTGTGAGTCTCTCACTGAGACCCTGGAAACTGAGAACAACCCTCACAGTGCCAAGGACTGTAAAGCCACCCAGCCCATGCTGCAGTCAGAGGGCTCCCACCAGCATTCCTACATCACGCTCCCAAACAGCCTCTCGGAAGATGGGGGAAGGAGCAGAGTCCAGATGCCAGAACAGAGCTTTGGGCAACATTTTTGCATTCCACAAGATGGTGCGTCAGGTACAACCTTGTCAG GTACAGAGCAACAGTTAATTGTTGGCGGACCAGTTTCTTCTTCTGCCCTTGCCCAAGATGTCAGGCCAAAGGACAAAGCTGTTGGTGCCAGCACGTTCCACAGGTTCCAGCAGGAGCTGCCCTCCTCCGAGCTTTTGGGCTCCAAATTAAGACACGTTAAGGTTCAGGCTGCTTTGCAGCCCTTGACTGAACCTGCGAAGACTGAACAGAGTGGCTATTTCATCGACAAAGGAACTCAGACAAAGAAGTCCAGCAAAAGCGGGCAGTCGAGGCACAAAGCTCTGCACCACGCAggggcacagcagagccaggagcagcagccctgcGCCCTGCCAGGGGGACAGCCGCCTGCCCCTCCGCTCAGAGACACCTCCCAGGCCCTGGAGATAACACAGTACTTCTTCGAGGCCGTTTCCACACAGATGGAGAAGTGGTATGAACGGAAGATAGAAGAAGCCCGGTGCCAAGCTAATCAGAAAGCGCAGCAAGACAAAGCCGCGCTCAAGGAGCACATTAAAAGCTTGGAAGAGGAGCTCAGCAAATTAAGGACTAAGGTGCAGAAAGAGAGCTAG